In Picosynechococcus sp. PCC 7002, the following are encoded in one genomic region:
- the folD gene encoding bifunctional methylenetetrahydrofolate dehydrogenase/methenyltetrahydrofolate cyclohydrolase FolD, whose translation MAQILDGKSFAQKIQANLKTQIAALTPKMGRPPGLAVLMVGDNPASAAYVRNKERACERIGMASFGKHFPADTTQSELEAVIQDLNQDERVDGILVQLPLPPHLDAVGLLLTIAPEKDADGLHPLNLGHLVRSEPGLRSCTPYGVMELLKEYHIPLEGKKAVVVGRSILVGKPIALMLLEANATVAIAHSRTQDLAAVTREADILVAAIGRPEFITADMIKPGAVVIDVGINRIVDTATGKSRLVGDVAYTEAAQVAAQITPVPGGIGPMTVAMLLQNTFNSYQAKAK comes from the coding sequence ATGGCACAAATCCTTGACGGCAAAAGCTTTGCCCAAAAAATCCAAGCAAACCTCAAAACCCAAATCGCGGCCCTCACCCCAAAAATGGGTCGTCCCCCCGGTCTCGCCGTGCTGATGGTTGGGGATAATCCTGCTAGCGCTGCCTATGTCCGTAACAAAGAACGCGCCTGCGAACGGATTGGCATGGCCTCCTTTGGTAAGCATTTTCCCGCCGATACCACCCAAAGCGAACTTGAAGCTGTGATCCAAGACCTGAATCAAGATGAGCGAGTTGACGGGATTTTGGTGCAATTGCCGTTACCGCCCCACCTAGATGCCGTGGGTTTGCTGTTAACCATTGCCCCGGAAAAGGATGCCGATGGGCTGCACCCCTTAAACCTAGGCCATCTTGTACGCTCCGAACCGGGCCTGCGCAGTTGTACCCCCTACGGCGTAATGGAACTGCTCAAGGAATATCACATCCCCCTCGAAGGGAAAAAAGCCGTGGTGGTGGGCCGGAGTATTTTGGTAGGGAAACCCATTGCCTTGATGCTTTTAGAAGCAAATGCCACAGTGGCGATCGCCCATTCTCGCACCCAAGACCTCGCTGCGGTGACCAGGGAAGCAGATATTCTCGTAGCCGCCATTGGCAGACCAGAATTTATTACCGCTGACATGATCAAGCCCGGTGCTGTGGTGATCGATGTGGGCATCAATCGCATCGTCGATACGGCAACGGGTAAATCGCGCCTGGTGGGAGATGTCGCCTACACAGAGGCCGCCCAAGTCGCCGCCCAGATTACGCCCGTCCCCGGTGGCATCGGCCCCATGACCGTAGCAATGCTCCTACAAAATACCTTCAACAGTTACCAAGCTAAGGCGAAGTAA
- a CDS encoding succinate--CoA ligase subunit alpha, whose amino-acid sequence MAWHTNHNILIQGIHTPLAQYYLPRMVAYGTEIIGGVSAGGGGETLDGIPIFDLVMEAKAQVGEITTSLIFVEPFEVLDAAFEAIAAGIKQLIIVSAGVPPLDMVRLLCQAQQEEVQILGPGSSGLVIPGQLWLGTSFVNHFQPGEVALLSRFSSLSQEVAILLNQAGLGQSYVVDVGNADLPGSHFAQWLHYLDQDPQTQAIALLGRYGSQEEIDLIPLIRDQIQTPVVTYLCGSHAPIQRSCYDAGTIIANQLSYCISDTYTPAEMHSAFKREKLAFGRNLKEIPTLIKKALQPPRSRSRRPKNAPTTP is encoded by the coding sequence ATGGCTTGGCACACAAATCACAATATTTTGATTCAAGGGATCCATACGCCCCTCGCCCAATATTATCTCCCCCGGATGGTCGCCTATGGCACCGAGATTATTGGGGGCGTCAGTGCTGGGGGCGGTGGTGAGACCCTTGACGGCATTCCCATTTTTGATTTGGTCATGGAAGCCAAGGCCCAGGTCGGCGAGATTACCACCAGTTTGATCTTTGTCGAACCCTTTGAGGTTTTGGATGCGGCCTTTGAGGCGATCGCCGCCGGGATTAAACAACTAATCATCGTTTCTGCGGGAGTGCCGCCCCTGGATATGGTGCGCCTGCTCTGCCAAGCCCAACAAGAAGAGGTGCAGATCCTAGGGCCAGGGAGCAGTGGACTCGTGATTCCGGGGCAACTGTGGCTGGGGACAAGCTTCGTTAATCATTTCCAACCCGGTGAAGTTGCGCTTCTCAGTCGGTTTAGTAGCCTCTCCCAGGAAGTTGCAATTCTCCTCAATCAAGCGGGTTTAGGTCAATCCTATGTGGTGGATGTGGGCAACGCCGATCTGCCGGGTTCCCATTTTGCCCAGTGGCTCCACTACCTCGATCAAGATCCCCAAACCCAGGCGATCGCCCTTTTAGGTCGTTATGGTTCCCAAGAAGAAATCGATCTGATTCCTCTGATCCGCGACCAGATCCAAACCCCCGTCGTTACCTATCTCTGTGGCAGTCACGCGCCTATCCAGCGCAGTTGCTACGATGCCGGAACCATTATTGCTAACCAACTTTCCTACTGCATTAGCGACACCTACACCCCTGCGGAAATGCACAGCGCCTTTAAACGGGAAAAACTCGCCTTTGGCCGCAATCTTAAAGAAATTCCGACCCTGATCAAAAAAGCCCTCCAACCCCCACGCAGTCGCAGCCGTCGCCCTAAAAATGCTCCCACGACCCCTTAA
- a CDS encoding ATP-grasp domain-containing protein, with product MELLEYQAKQLFEQVGIPTLPSQIIADPRELKQLQIPYPIVLKSQVRAGGRGKAGGIKRVQNTIDAIAAARNIFNLAIAGQYPDVLLAEAHYERKQEIFLAVVLDYELQRPVLLGSAHGGMEIDQLLANLHQVVIKDFFSPFQARHLLNKMGIRGALVPALSDIIKKMYDLLLAKDLELVEINPLGINQAGELMALDGKVTVHDTALRKHPEIALFYEHQNQLSFTPEAAPLSWQHDVQGGAVGIVCYGVGAAAVIWDMLHDLKGHPACCWLLGPRAQGRVFSPYDLDEQIEIILEQLAALPQIKVVLLNLVAEAEINQRILATLTARLPQLAIAPDADPDPELPELPQHIIVRCLPSLDPVIAPGCHWEEDLEAAVKQAIALSKPGT from the coding sequence ATGGAATTGCTCGAATACCAAGCAAAACAACTTTTTGAACAGGTGGGGATACCCACGTTGCCGTCCCAGATTATTGCGGATCCCCGGGAACTGAAACAGTTGCAAATTCCCTATCCCATTGTGCTGAAGTCCCAGGTGCGGGCTGGGGGACGGGGTAAAGCTGGGGGCATTAAACGGGTGCAGAATACCATCGATGCGATCGCCGCCGCGCGGAATATTTTTAATTTGGCGATCGCCGGGCAATACCCTGATGTTTTACTGGCCGAGGCCCACTACGAACGCAAGCAGGAAATTTTCTTGGCGGTGGTTTTAGACTACGAATTGCAGCGGCCTGTGCTTTTGGGGTCAGCCCACGGCGGCATGGAAATCGATCAGCTTTTGGCGAACCTCCATCAAGTGGTGATCAAAGACTTTTTCTCCCCGTTCCAAGCGCGCCATCTCCTCAACAAAATGGGCATCCGGGGCGCATTGGTGCCCGCCTTGAGCGACATCATCAAAAAAATGTACGATCTGCTCCTTGCCAAGGACTTGGAATTGGTGGAAATCAATCCCCTGGGCATTAACCAAGCAGGGGAATTAATGGCCCTTGATGGTAAGGTCACGGTTCACGATACGGCCCTCCGTAAGCACCCTGAAATCGCCCTATTTTACGAGCACCAAAACCAACTCAGCTTTACCCCAGAGGCGGCCCCCCTCTCTTGGCAACATGATGTCCAGGGGGGCGCGGTGGGCATTGTTTGTTATGGGGTGGGGGCAGCGGCGGTGATTTGGGATATGCTCCATGATCTCAAGGGTCATCCAGCCTGCTGTTGGCTCCTTGGCCCCCGCGCCCAGGGTCGAGTGTTTTCACCCTACGACCTAGATGAACAGATCGAAATTATTCTTGAACAATTGGCCGCACTACCGCAGATCAAGGTGGTTTTGTTGAACTTGGTGGCGGAAGCAGAAATTAACCAACGCATTTTGGCAACTTTAACCGCACGTTTACCCCAATTGGCGATCGCCCCGGATGCTGACCCCGATCCAGAGCTACCTGAGTTGCCCCAACACATTATCGTGCGCTGTTTACCTTCCCTTGACCCGGTGATCGCGCCTGGTTGCCATTGGGAAGAAGATTTAGAGGCCGCCGTCAAACAGGCGATCGCCCTCAGTAAACCCGGAACCTAA
- a CDS encoding PhoX family protein — MIHDDGRSNYSNNRPFQDIFKARFSRRSMLQKSMMLSAAGFIGAIAGNSVLKPSTAATQVAQRRTSPLLGFNAVTLAQGNGPVPSISSDYQYQVLIPWGTPIQPGGPEYNGDPNTRPTADEQAQQIGIGHDGMWFFPLGNNNDHGLLAINHEFGINEHVLGKADPASLEDVRLSQHAHGASVVEIKKNNRGVWEVVRSNYARRIHANTPMAFSGPAANHPLLKTAAGNAPKGTINNCSNGHTPWGTYLTCEENFNTYFGATGEWTPTEAQTRYGLASSSRYGWANYDERFDLSKAAYKNEENRFGWVVEIDPMDPNQTPVKRTALGRFKHEGAEIVVGRGGRVVCYMGDDERFDYIYKFVSANNWQSMRARGISPFDEGQLYVAKFNDDGSGEWLPLSMDNPALQGKFQDQAEILVYTRLAADAAGATPMDRPEWITVGTEENVYCALTNNSRRTEADAANPLAPNPDGHIIRWQDSDRHVGTTFTWDIFAIAQDTHGTEESFASPDGLWADPDGRLFIQTDGAQKDGLNDQLLVADTNTKEIRRLFTGVTDCEVTGITVTPERRTMFINVQHPGDGNPATTNFPAPQGSGMVPRDSTVVITRKDGGIVGS; from the coding sequence ATGATTCACGACGACGGCAGAAGTAATTATTCAAATAATCGTCCTTTCCAAGATATTTTCAAGGCGCGATTCTCCCGCCGGAGTATGCTCCAAAAAAGCATGATGCTCTCCGCCGCTGGTTTTATCGGGGCGATCGCCGGCAATAGCGTCCTCAAACCCAGCACCGCCGCCACCCAAGTTGCCCAACGGCGCACCAGTCCCCTTTTGGGATTCAATGCTGTAACCCTAGCCCAAGGCAATGGCCCCGTCCCCAGTATTTCCAGTGACTACCAATACCAAGTGTTGATCCCCTGGGGTACCCCCATCCAACCCGGTGGCCCCGAATACAATGGCGACCCCAACACCCGACCCACCGCCGACGAACAGGCCCAGCAGATTGGCATCGGCCACGATGGGATGTGGTTTTTCCCCCTCGGCAACAACAATGACCATGGTTTGTTGGCAATTAACCACGAATTTGGCATCAACGAACACGTCCTGGGTAAAGCAGATCCCGCCAGCCTTGAGGATGTGCGATTGTCTCAACATGCCCATGGTGCCTCCGTCGTTGAAATTAAGAAAAATAATCGTGGCGTTTGGGAAGTGGTTCGCAGTAACTATGCCCGCCGGATCCATGCCAATACCCCCATGGCCTTCAGTGGCCCTGCAGCAAATCATCCTCTCCTAAAAACGGCAGCGGGCAATGCGCCGAAAGGGACTATCAATAACTGTTCTAACGGTCACACTCCCTGGGGCACCTACCTCACCTGTGAGGAAAACTTCAACACCTACTTTGGGGCAACCGGAGAATGGACGCCCACCGAAGCCCAGACCCGCTATGGACTCGCCAGCAGTTCTCGCTATGGTTGGGCAAACTATGACGAGCGATTCGACTTGTCAAAGGCGGCCTACAAAAATGAAGAAAACCGCTTTGGTTGGGTCGTCGAAATTGATCCGATGGATCCCAACCAGACCCCTGTGAAGCGCACAGCCCTTGGTCGTTTTAAGCATGAAGGGGCAGAAATTGTCGTTGGTCGTGGCGGTCGTGTGGTCTGCTATATGGGTGACGATGAACGCTTTGACTACATTTACAAGTTCGTTTCGGCAAACAATTGGCAGTCAATGCGGGCGCGGGGGATCAGTCCCTTCGATGAAGGCCAGTTGTATGTTGCCAAGTTCAACGATGATGGCTCTGGAGAGTGGTTACCCCTCAGCATGGATAACCCAGCCTTACAAGGAAAATTCCAAGACCAGGCTGAAATCCTTGTGTATACTCGCTTAGCGGCAGATGCGGCTGGGGCAACGCCGATGGATCGTCCGGAATGGATCACTGTCGGCACCGAGGAAAACGTTTATTGTGCCCTCACTAACAATAGCCGTCGCACGGAAGCTGATGCGGCGAACCCCCTGGCACCGAATCCTGATGGCCACATTATTCGCTGGCAGGATAGCGATCGCCACGTGGGGACAACCTTCACCTGGGATATTTTTGCGATCGCCCAAGATACCCATGGCACCGAAGAATCTTTTGCCTCTCCCGATGGACTATGGGCTGACCCCGATGGCCGTCTCTTTATCCAAACCGACGGTGCCCAGAAGGACGGCTTGAATGACCAACTGCTCGTAGCGGATACCAATACCAAGGAAATTCGGCGTCTCTTTACTGGGGTGACAGATTGCGAAGTAACGGGGATTACGGTGACCCCAGAGCGTCGCACGATGTTTATTAACGTGCAGCACCCAGGCGATGGCAACCCAGCCACCACCAATTTCCCGGCTCCCCAGGGGAGTGGGATGGTGCCCCGGGATAGCACCGTGGTCATCACCCGTAAAGATGGCGGCATCGTTGGCTCATAG
- a CDS encoding photosystem II high light acclimation radical SAM protein: MTQRLLYVRLPCNPIFPIGVVYLADHVHKLFPNLEQKIFDLGAVPPLDYKKALDDCIAAFKPTLLVFSWRDIQIYAPVGGRGGNPLQNSFEIFYAKNPFIKLRGAFGGLKVMAAYYGELWRNLGLIKRGLQKAQQYNPEAQMVVGGGAVSVFYEQLKTALPKGAIVSIGEGETLLERLLRGQDFSDQRCYVVGQAELRPGMIHEEPTPIEKTACNYQYIAEIWPEFDYYLQENDFYIGVQTKRGCPHNCCYCVYTVVEGKQVRVNPAAEVVAEMRQLYNRGIRNFWFTDAQFIPAKKYMDDVVELLQAIRDSGMDDIHWASYIRADNLTPEICDLMVETGMNYFEIGITSGSQELVRKMRMGYNLRRVLQNCRDLKAAGFNDVVSVNYSFNVIDETFDTIRQTIAYHRELEKIFGVDKVEPAIFFIGLQPHTHLEQYAFDQEVLKPDYNPMSLMPWTAKKLLWNPEPLGSFFGEVCLQAWRQNPNDFGREVMVILEARLGRSPLEEALTAKIVSQKPTLIPA; encoded by the coding sequence ATGACTCAGCGCCTCCTCTACGTCCGCCTCCCTTGCAATCCCATCTTTCCCATTGGCGTGGTGTACCTAGCAGATCATGTCCATAAGCTCTTCCCGAACCTCGAACAAAAGATTTTCGACCTGGGGGCTGTACCGCCCCTAGACTACAAAAAAGCCCTCGATGACTGTATCGCTGCTTTTAAGCCGACACTGCTGGTCTTTTCCTGGCGCGATATCCAGATCTATGCCCCTGTGGGTGGCCGGGGTGGTAACCCTTTACAAAACTCCTTTGAGATTTTCTACGCAAAAAATCCCTTCATTAAGCTGAGGGGAGCCTTCGGAGGCCTGAAGGTGATGGCTGCCTACTACGGCGAACTGTGGCGCAACCTGGGACTCATCAAACGCGGTCTTCAAAAAGCCCAACAGTATAATCCTGAAGCCCAGATGGTCGTTGGCGGCGGGGCAGTCAGTGTCTTCTATGAACAACTGAAAACCGCGTTGCCGAAAGGGGCAATCGTCTCCATCGGCGAAGGGGAGACCCTACTAGAACGCCTACTCCGGGGCCAAGACTTTAGCGATCAACGTTGCTATGTTGTGGGTCAGGCAGAGCTACGCCCCGGCATGATCCACGAAGAACCCACCCCCATCGAAAAAACCGCTTGCAATTACCAGTACATTGCTGAAATTTGGCCGGAGTTTGATTATTATCTCCAGGAAAATGATTTTTACATCGGTGTCCAGACGAAACGGGGCTGCCCCCACAATTGTTGCTACTGCGTCTACACCGTCGTCGAAGGGAAGCAAGTCCGGGTCAATCCAGCGGCGGAAGTGGTGGCAGAAATGCGCCAACTCTACAATCGGGGGATCCGCAATTTCTGGTTTACCGATGCCCAGTTTATCCCGGCGAAAAAGTACATGGATGATGTGGTGGAACTGCTCCAGGCGATCCGCGATTCGGGCATGGACGATATTCACTGGGCTTCCTACATCCGCGCCGATAATCTGACCCCAGAAATCTGCGATCTGATGGTAGAAACGGGGATGAATTATTTCGAGATTGGCATCACCAGTGGCTCCCAGGAACTCGTGCGGAAAATGCGCATGGGCTACAATCTGCGGCGAGTCTTACAAAACTGCCGGGATCTCAAAGCGGCGGGCTTTAATGATGTGGTCTCGGTGAATTATTCCTTTAACGTCATTGATGAGACCTTTGATACGATCCGCCAAACCATTGCCTACCACCGGGAACTCGAAAAAATCTTCGGGGTCGATAAGGTAGAACCCGCCATTTTCTTCATTGGCCTCCAGCCCCACACCCACCTTGAACAATATGCCTTTGATCAAGAAGTGCTAAAGCCGGACTATAACCCCATGAGTTTGATGCCCTGGACGGCGAAAAAACTCCTGTGGAACCCGGAACCCCTCGGTTCTTTCTTTGGGGAAGTGTGTCTCCAGGCGTGGCGGCAAAACCCCAATGATTTTGGTCGGGAAGTGATGGTAATTCTAGAGGCTCGTTTGGGGCGATCGCCTTTGGAAGAAGCCCTAACGGCGAAAATTGTGTCCCAAAAGCCGACTCTGATCCCTGCTTAA
- a CDS encoding SPOR domain-containing protein, which translates to MLKSCPNLCPLLAVLGGFVLLSPGAIAQEVFTFEPLPPVPPVIPLWEDPPASEPVFYDGPATTVAPGQEYIFEAPAPTASPPAFVPSTPRSSARYRVEVVGSSPLMLATVRQVEPTAFVKGDRIQAGLFSERENAETLRANLQASGIAAQITDMGSGDSFAANSTTAANSHGGYFVAIPSRGQGQDIQDQLRRMGIQQDLIEAKSAPRGPHIAIGPFAQREEAELMNVRVRLMDLDGRLYFRN; encoded by the coding sequence GTGTTGAAGTCTTGCCCTAATCTGTGTCCCCTATTGGCTGTTCTTGGGGGATTTGTGCTGCTTTCGCCTGGGGCGATCGCCCAAGAAGTTTTCACCTTTGAGCCGTTACCCCCGGTCCCCCCAGTGATTCCTCTCTGGGAAGACCCCCCCGCCTCAGAACCTGTGTTTTACGATGGCCCTGCAACGACGGTGGCCCCTGGTCAAGAGTACATTTTTGAGGCTCCGGCTCCCACCGCGTCCCCTCCGGCATTCGTCCCCTCGACGCCGCGGTCAAGCGCCCGCTACCGGGTTGAAGTAGTCGGATCTAGTCCCTTGATGTTGGCAACGGTGCGCCAGGTGGAGCCAACTGCTTTCGTGAAAGGCGATCGCATCCAGGCTGGTTTGTTTTCTGAGCGCGAAAATGCAGAAACGCTGCGGGCCAACCTCCAAGCCAGTGGCATTGCTGCCCAGATTACAGACATGGGTTCCGGGGATTCATTCGCTGCCAATAGCACCACAGCAGCCAACAGCCATGGGGGTTATTTTGTGGCGATTCCCAGCCGTGGCCAGGGCCAAGACATTCAAGACCAACTGCGGCGCATGGGCATTCAACAGGATCTGATCGAAGCAAAAAGCGCTCCCCGGGGGCCTCACATCGCCATCGGTCCTTTTGCTCAACGGGAAGAGGCAGAGTTGATGAATGTGCGGGTACGCCTCATGGATCTCGATGGTCGCCTGTATTTCCGCAACTAG
- a CDS encoding cupin domain-containing protein has protein sequence MVTTNQQAIQIERQPSPERLAALGVKTWGIWTKEVSTFPWSYDEAETCYFLEGEVTVTPEDGSPVTMGKGDLVTFAAGLTCTWEITQPVKKHYSFG, from the coding sequence ATGGTTACAACAAACCAGCAAGCGATTCAGATTGAACGTCAACCCAGCCCGGAACGGTTAGCGGCACTGGGGGTCAAAACTTGGGGCATTTGGACGAAGGAAGTTTCCACCTTTCCCTGGTCTTACGACGAAGCGGAAACCTGCTATTTCCTTGAGGGGGAAGTGACTGTAACCCCAGAAGACGGCTCCCCCGTCACCATGGGTAAAGGGGATTTAGTGACCTTTGCGGCGGGCCTGACCTGTACCTGGGAGATTACCCAACCTGTGAAAAAGCACTATTCCTTTGGGTAA
- the rsmA gene encoding 16S rRNA (adenine(1518)-N(6)/adenine(1519)-N(6))-dimethyltransferase RsmA: MRPRKRFGQHWLTDQQILDEIVAAANLQPTDRVLEIGPGKGALTSRLLPQVEALLSVEIDRDLCKYMVKNYGDRPNFLLLEADYLQTDINEFLGDFPQFQNPRKVVANIPYNITGPILEKLLGTIDRPNSNPFESIVLLIQKEVGDRLVAHPCTKAFGALTLRVQYLADCETVCVVPPKAFYPKPKVESVVVRLRPRPLAQPAQNPKLLATLIKVGFASKRKMLRNNLKSLYNPEILDPIFADLDISPQARGEEVDLLQWIALSDRLNDYPKE; this comes from the coding sequence ATGCGCCCCCGAAAACGGTTTGGTCAACATTGGCTGACGGATCAACAGATTTTAGATGAGATTGTTGCGGCGGCAAACCTGCAACCGACAGACCGGGTCTTGGAAATTGGCCCAGGGAAAGGGGCGTTAACCAGCCGTTTATTGCCTCAAGTAGAAGCCTTGCTCTCGGTAGAAATTGACCGGGATCTATGCAAGTACATGGTCAAAAATTATGGCGATCGCCCGAACTTTTTACTCCTCGAAGCGGACTATCTCCAGACAGATATTAATGAATTTTTGGGGGATTTTCCCCAATTTCAGAACCCCCGCAAGGTGGTGGCGAATATTCCCTACAACATCACCGGGCCGATTTTAGAGAAGCTCCTGGGCACCATTGACCGACCGAACTCGAATCCCTTTGAGTCGATTGTGCTGCTGATTCAAAAGGAAGTGGGCGATCGCCTGGTAGCCCATCCCTGTACCAAAGCCTTTGGGGCCTTGACTCTGCGGGTGCAATATCTCGCCGATTGTGAAACGGTTTGTGTCGTCCCGCCGAAGGCCTTTTACCCGAAACCAAAGGTCGAATCCGTGGTGGTGCGCCTACGGCCCCGGCCCCTTGCCCAGCCAGCCCAGAACCCCAAACTACTCGCAACCCTGATTAAGGTGGGCTTTGCCAGTAAGCGCAAAATGCTGCGCAATAACCTTAAAAGCCTTTATAACCCGGAAATTCTCGACCCGATTTTTGCGGATCTCGACATTAGTCCCCAGGCGAGGGGAGAAGAAGTGGATCTTTTACAATGGATTGCCCTGAGCGATCGCCTCAATGATTACCCAAAGGAATAG
- the cbiT gene encoding precorrin-6Y C5,15-methyltransferase subunit CbiT: protein MAWHYQTPGIPDHLFKRLPGIPLTKREARLLIISALRMEADSVLWDIGAGTGTISVEIALLCPQAQVIAVERDEEVADLVRRNCAHFQTDNITVIEGNAPECFAQIATKPDRICLGGGKPIKVLLSEAWQCLRQGGRAVAMATNLEQLYQLSEGFSELQARNVEVVQAAINRLETQGMRQVFAAVDPMFILSGEKI from the coding sequence ATGGCTTGGCATTACCAGACCCCTGGCATTCCGGATCACCTATTTAAACGTTTACCGGGCATTCCCCTGACGAAACGGGAAGCGCGGCTTTTGATTATCTCGGCCCTACGGATGGAGGCGGATTCTGTACTCTGGGATATTGGGGCCGGGACGGGGACAATTTCCGTTGAGATCGCCCTTTTATGCCCCCAAGCCCAGGTGATCGCCGTTGAACGGGATGAGGAGGTCGCGGATTTAGTGCGTCGCAATTGTGCACATTTTCAAACCGACAATATTACGGTGATTGAGGGGAATGCACCGGAATGTTTTGCCCAGATTGCCACGAAGCCGGATCGGATTTGTCTTGGGGGTGGCAAACCGATCAAAGTTCTGTTGAGTGAGGCTTGGCAATGCTTACGGCAAGGGGGCCGAGCGGTGGCGATGGCGACTAACTTGGAGCAGCTTTATCAGCTTTCGGAGGGTTTTTCGGAACTGCAGGCCCGGAATGTGGAAGTGGTCCAGGCGGCAATTAACCGTTTAGAAACCCAGGGAATGCGCCAGGTGTTTGCGGCGGTAGACCCGATGTTTATCTTGAGTGGGGAAAAAATTTAG